In Cryptomeria japonica chromosome 1, Sugi_1.0, whole genome shotgun sequence, the sequence tAATATGGTATCTATGTTTTACACCTGCAGAGCATGAAATATGCAGCTACTACATAAAACAGAAAGAAGAAATTAGGAGATTACCTGGGGTCCAATAGCCATTGCTTCCGATTCCAGTACTATTCCCATCTCGAAAGAGTCTCTGTCAATATCTGTAATTGGCCTCACGTTTAGCAAGTCTTTGGTAATAGCTTCCAAAATTTGGCGATAACCTGTGTGATATAAAGCACAGGTTCCTGCAAGCTGACAAGAATGCATTCCTTGCATGGTAAAATACAGCATCTTCAGGGCAGCTTCAGAGTCTTCAACACTAACCGCACCTTGGGTTGAACAAAGCATATAAGTACCAAAGGGTCTATACGGGCTTGTAACACCAGACTCTCCTGGATAATTATTTGCTATAGTAGATGTGCAATTTAGGACTACTTCAAGAAGACTGAGTGGTATACAAGGAAGTGTCACAGCATCAGAGTCACTGGCCATTATTCTCCTCCAATGATGCACAAGTGCGCTTAAAGGCTCGGCGATTGATTCAAATGGTGCAAGGAGCATCCTAGGAACAATATCATACTTGGAGACAACATGACAAAATTTTCCCGTCCAACCTTCACGCCCAGTTGCCTCCCCAAGTATAGCATTTCCGACCAAAGGAGAACCAAATGTGATGCAGAAACAAGAAGACTTGTGCCTCGCCTTATTTTGTAGATACCAGAGAGTGACCAGGGTTGCAACTGCACCTCCCATGGAATGGCCCACAAATATAATGGCTTGTGACTTTAAACCTTCTATCTGAGGTAACAAACAATTAAACGGCATTACTTATATTTAAAGACCTAGATATCTACCAAATGGTGCAAGACGGGTGCTTTCCAAGATGACACTAAACAATTAAGGAATATCTGTTTGTCATCAATGACATATAGAACTGACATTTGTTCAATGCGTGTGATCATGTGGTCAAGCTGGAGCATAACCATGATGAAGATCCATTTCATATCTCTCCATCACCAGCAGAAATCAAGCCCGCATAAATGGTGACAATCAAACAGAAAAAAGATTTGAGGGATCTACTATAATCCCTCGTTGACCAAACCAAAACAAAATATTGCTTAATATTACCTAAAATATAAGAACATGGAACTCGAAATTTGCAGATATTGGAGACCCAACAACATGCTAGTGAAATGCAAGCCTTAGAACACAAGAATATGGAGCATTAAAAAATTGTGGGTTTTCTCACCAGGGTTTAACCTGGATATTGTGCATCATGAGGCATGTCTCAACAGCCCAGTCATGGTAACATTTGACTCAATTCGCTTGCAATTGGTTTTAAAAAGGATAATTATTTTTCTTCACCGACAAATGCTTCTTGGTTAGGTAAAAGAAATCTCACACTAATACATGTGCTAAATGCCCATCTAACAAATTACAAACCTTGTGATTGCATTGACTTTATAGATAGAAAGATCATAGATGGTGGTTGTAGGAGAAGCAAATTTGAGGAATGCAATGACAGGGATCCCACATCACAGAGCAATACTTTATTGAATAACTGAGGGCCTATTTACCTTGTCTCTGAAATATGAACTTCCCAGAAATTTGCAAGTATTGGAGAAACATGCTATTGAAATGCAAGCACTGGTACATAACAATATGGAACAAAAAAATATTTGTGGGCTTTCCTCACCAGGGCTTAAACCTGGATATTGTGCATCATGATACATGTCTCAACTGCCCAGCAATGATACCATTTGACTCACTTCACTTGCGATTGAATTTTAAAAggagaattatttttctttctttaccAACAAATGCTTCTTGGTTAGGTAGAAGATATCTTACGCTAACATATGTGCTCAATACCCATCTAAACAATTATGAAACTTGTAATTGCAATGACAGAGCAATTTTTAATGAAGAACAAAGGGCCCTATTTACCTTGTCTTTGAAATCTGAACTTTCCAGAATACGCTGGAATCGGTCGAAAGCCCCCTTGTGAACAAAGGCCGGCTTATCAGCATCACCCCTGAGGCAGGGAGAGAAGATTTCCTCTTTCTGGATATTGTATTCTCCATATCTACTATCTGTGGCAATGAAATCTTTTGTAGAAAATGAAGGGAAGGTCACATATGCTACACCTTCAATTTCAGTCTGAGAAAAAAAGTCTACATTATTTTTGGAAACATTATATATCCCTTGCCAAGCCCTGTCAAGGATCCCGCAGGAAGTAATCAAAGTTGCTAGTTCCAGACCAACACTGAACCTGTAACAATAATTCTTCATATTAGCAACACCTGGGCATTAAAACCATCAATTCTTATCTCTTTAAAACCCCTTAAATTACAGAAAGAAAGTTCAAAAGCAATTAAAAATAGACCTTTTTCTGGTTAAACCCacttaaattttcaaaaaaaaggtTCAGAATTCTACTGTCTTTCGAGAACCCAATAACATTCCGAGTCGTTTTTATACAAAGTTCGTCTCTAACTTCCACTGCATACATGAGGCCTACTAAAGCCTTAACATTTCAATTAACAAGAGAAGAACATCATACTTACCGTGGCTTGGTATGAGAATCTAAATATTCAGTTTGCTCTGGCTTGTTCTGCAAATCTATAGCCATAGTTTGAAAACCCTTGCTTGCTTGCTTTATGAGCTCTAACAGAagtgatatttacaaagaaaaggTTTTTGTTTCTTAAATAGCAATAATGGATGATATCCTGGAAGAATGTGAAACGCGCCTAAGTAAGAATAAAGGATGTCGAAGAAAAGTCGCCAAGACAAGGGagggggaaagaaccaggaaaTGAGCAAAATCGAAACTAGAGATTCCATTCTCACGTCAGTCAATAGTTCAATGACAGATGACAAAAAAACAAAAGTACCTAGGTAGTGGAAGAAAAGTCACCAAGACATAGCAATAATGGATGATATCCTGGAAGAATGTGAAACGCGCCTAAGAAAGAATAAAGGGTGTCGAAGAAAAGTCGCCAAGACAAGGGAGGGGGAAAGAAACAGGAAATGAGCAAAATCGAAACTAGAGATTCCATTCTCACGTCAGTCAATAGTTCAATGACTGAGATGACAAAAAAACAAAAGTACCTAGGTAGTGGAAGAAAAGTCACCAAGACAAGGGAGGAAAATGAGCAAAATTGAAGCATCGGGTACTAAGCAGGGAAGGAGGAAAGATGTCCTTGCCATGTCCAACCCACATGACAATGGAAGGAGGAAAAATTTGTACATGTAAAGACAATTAAACCACTGTCCTTTTCACTAAATATCTTCTACTATAAGAATAAGTCAATTAAGCTGATTAAATTTATATCTGCTGTTCAAACAGTGGTAATCTAATCACAACTGGAACCGAATGGTTTGATGGACGGACGTCAATGGCTGAAATGTGAATGCGTCGTCTATGATAGTCAAGAGTTGTGTGGAATTGGTCTAGATTTTTAGTACTTGTGGTAGGTAACATCATGATTTtttttacaaatatatataaattctaatattttgatgatttttcttacaaatatatataaattctaatattttttattattgaaaatatagataataaaattgattaatattatttaaattaaataaaataaaaagttaaattaataattaaattatttcataacaatttttacatatcaaatattttttaaaaattaattcaattatttatcttttataaatgtaatttatataatttttttaagtcattttattttttattaatattttaaaaaatcgtAATTTTCTTTTTagttattttaatatatacaatataattttatagcatttaatcttaaattttaatatttttcattttttatttaaaaaaaattattttcagtttattatttatatatataattttataattattttattaaaatcaagtataattaatattacatacgtatcttaaattaataattatgtttaagattaattttataattacaattataattatataaattttataattaaattaagattatattcttaaagaaaatatatatgtttactataatatttataatataatataattattaattattaattagctcATAGACTTCTTAAGGTGGGCTTTGTTCACCGGATTTAAGTTCCTCACGTTTGGATTTTTCCTCCTCTATATGAAaactttgaatttaatttttaCCACTTGACAACTAAGAAAATGTAGATGACTGACCCGATCCATGAGCGCACCTCACACCCCCATAAGCAGGACATGCTTGGTAGAGTGGAAGTATGGCAAGATGGAAACCTGGGATGAGTAGCTTGGATCCCTCCATTGGGAGCCAACTCTGCACCAGCAGCTGAAATATTATTTTCCTAGTTCTTTAAGACTGTCTATTTTGCTTTTTGTTGTTATAATTATATGTATCTAATTTAATCATCTTCCCATAGTGAAGGTGCTCGTCAACTGTATATTTTTTGTGTAtgcaccttcctttggtgccttgATACTGCTAAACTTAGACATTCCTGATAATATCTAATGTTtatatgatatctaatccaaaaaaaaaaaaaatgtagatgAATTTATTACTTCATAGTATCGTCATTCACATTACTTGCAAGCAGTAGACATAGTGACCGCCTTTTAACTGTTATCGCAGGCAAATGTTTGTTGTTCATGATTTATGGGGAGAGCATAGTTCTAgcataaataaaacaataatgcATACAACTCCACTTACAGTTCTGTTAGCATTAGTTTTGCATGATCGTCTCTCTGTGAATGAtggatcacttgcatgcaaactgTTGCAGATCAATAAGTCTAACTAAGACTCTTTCACCACAAAATTCATATTTTGTGTGGTGGTTCTCTTTGTATAAATATGCATATTGCATAATGTAATTATATTTACAATGAATTAATACAATTTAATTTTCTTAgttgctctttctttttcttctgtgcattaaatctacaaaaaaaaaaatccttagcTAGATCTATCTTGTGTTGTGCAACTACAGCTACAAAATTTTACATgttgtaatatggtgaaaaatgatgaggggagatcaagcgGCAAGCTtcactcccctcaaaagaggaatgaaagtttcaTAAAGGATttccttcaatttttcacacattacattcaaaagaggggttgaattcactagatccaatccctaaTGGTAAgaaattgaatactaagtgaattgcagtaaatttggaaagtattaggaaagtaaattgaccctcttttgtaatagactagttgaattaagcaaattgagattAAGTGTAGAAACAACAAAGAAACGATTATATCTTtagatagagatgtgggatgaagttgtacacttggaattagtagtagaatgtcgagacGAAACTTCCCTGCAAATCTAAGAAAAAGTTGTAGGGACCGTGCTTAAGTTatgcatggtcctccgaaaaatccgcacgccgaaaagggtttttccatctctgaaaatgaagcctaaacctgcaactatagttgcgcacctgcaacctttgtagatgaatttgcttgaatggatatgtgaaataggatgtcttgagtgttgatagaaatctcctcttcaatggttgaaccttgtcttgaatgcaacacctagccttgaaaggagacttgaaatgctcaatacttgaatgaatgtttgaatgcttgatgcttgatgcTTGATGATAATGTTGCCTTGTAATTTCACCTTATGATCcaccttatgcaaataggaggggaagtgctccttatatacttgccaattatggATATTTAGGTAATTTctcatcttaggccgacataggaaaaacTTTTCCCGCTCATAAATTGATAAGCCCAATGCAAGGGGGAATTAAAGgggacccaaaatagggccagggcaAGGGTGCCACGCCCATGTTTTGAGAGGACAGGGGCTCCACGCTCCTGTcttgccctaatttaggacagATAGTGCATaatgatgaaaaatgcaagtttttgatgtcatgagcatgttTCGGGTCTTCGATCAGGCCTAGGGATTCGTCTGCTAATGAAAAGACCCAAATGTGATCAAAAATTGCAAGGTTcataattttatgacgctacatttaacccccactttagcgggagtataagtgtacgccaatactactagtaaagtacaaggagacaagattgaaagacttttaccacgtcaaggaggcaagatacaccaagcctccagtggactaaggatcttacaactttgattgacaaagtaaaagggaagatcaagagataGAGAACCGtgactgcaagtagtaaggttcccctcactatgagtcatgaaaagaaaggataccaaaaattacaaagcaaagccaacttcactaagtaactttaagtatcaagaaagaaaatatgagtggagtgtatgccccacgttaaagcaatcacacacgccttatcgggagcgattgctttaaggtaggatacacctaagagagagaaagagagagagaatgttgttgcaagaatttagcccccaattgaggaataaaccaacggataatgaacacaaagcacgaggtggcttcgctttccttggggtcagtatgttgtatgataactcatatatatataataatcctcattccccaaagaaaggaaaccaccttggaagaaagggaacacatgtgtcttttgagtcaacatgaaagagaccaaaagagatctcaatgctttgcattgtcctcaagtagacatcactagggacaataaatagaagaataaggatacacatagaagaatggtcacaaaagagaaagaaaggagagtggtagaggatctacggtgctaatgcAACTactctagcatgacatccacctcccaatattGCTTATCATTATTTCAGGAAGACAGGAAACACGCcaaaggagcgacatcgagcacagcagatggagctatcacaaaatccaaacaaggactatgctcacatactaagtcactttgttcgtttctaggagctaggattaatgcttttgaaaattttacaaataaatgattgttaacatcaacatattcatattcactatcaaaagcattagaagttgtattgccatcatgaataacattttctcccatttcttcatcaagatttataaaaagaggatctctaacatgaatagaagtaaaaccatcacatgttttttgcaaattatgatttAGAGATTTAgcttcaacatcttgcttaggataaAATGGAATCGTGTCAACTGTTGGtggtttgggagattgaatagtttgagaaacaacttcatgagctctagcatgacgtTTTCGTCGATGTTCTATCGCACAATGATTATGTCTAGTCTGAatggaaggctgagaagactgaggtatatttgttgaaggaggaatgttctcatctttggtCGTTGGATGTTTAAGTTGAGGTCTTTTagattggacaagaggagaggtgggtctcttctctctataggaGGATgtaggtggaactgcgccatataaaggaggaatgtttggttagGAAGgaaaccaagtccatcatgaggaggaggtataggtctaaccttgggagggatattattgttcttcttgggAGAAGGCATGGTTTCATCCATAgtaataggttgggaatcttccttagcaggaagattagttctatctattgggggaagaacttcatcttcaagaatgatgggaatattaAGTGTTgaagttctaggttggcttaaggataaaatcatatctttcttccattttcgaTAATATTGAAAGAGAAAATCACTTCTTGGTGGAAAAGATTCAAATTGTTGAGGcaaaaagtaatcaataggaacacctaggcTTCTTTTGGTTGGTCATaaaaagctatggttaatagttatgatttctccattgtggggaaatttcaaacacttatggattggagaagtaatatccttcatggaagatagccaagggtagcctaacttcacatggaattgtttagataaaggaataataacaaagttgacatctatataTCTTGTATGAACCTCAATatgaagtgtgatagaaccaatagtaggacaataaaattcatcaaataacttaacaaccacattagtatcatcatagattggttgatgaaaatgtaaagtataaagatattctttagtgatgacattaaccatgcaagagggattaaTAAGCACACCACAACAAGGTTTGCCTTGGCTCTTCGCaattatgtataaagggccatcaagtgccctaatggtctcactaggatcaaatgtgatacaaGGATCCCTAGGTGTTTCTCATTTCTCAACCAAATTAACCACATTTTGAGTTGTGAAAGTGACATTAGTGGgggagaaagaggtatgttcagtctcaatcacgttagaagTATGGGAgagtaaaggatcaatgaaaatcttaagattttgattaggaggagatacttATTTGTTTCTCTTATTCACACTTgctacaaatatagtattattatcaatcaagtcttgaatcttaaattttaatgcaaaacattttttagtatcatgaccacgttgataatgaaattgacaaaaagaattattatcaaagttaggTGAAGTTGCTTTAGAAGGATAAAccggttttattggaggaagtttgataacatttatttgtaacaaCCAAGCCATGATTCTatataaatattcattcaaaggagtaaattatttctctcttttgaaatatttagaaataggaggcacacttgttgtagcattcacattgttgttgttgatggtgtcattgaatttgataaaGCATTTATTTGTTTTGAACTTTTCAaacggttgttgagcactttcacccttatcactcagagccataggagtagattgctccatttggctcacagtcagttgataattgtgcaGTGTTacgcacaactatggaaaggaagtaaactcataaaagagaagtttttccctaatatctttttgcaaattagaaatgaaaattctttgaatatcattatcaagcactagaaaagagatttgagaacaaAAATACTTGTATCTACCAattaaatcagtcactttttctttaacaccttgtttacaatgcattaaattagtcaaagtgattttagggcctatgttgttttgaaattgttgaataaaagcctttgctaattgttgaaaagaagtaatagaataagaaggcaaagaaaaataccattgtaaagccttatctcttaatgttctagtaaaaaaattggcaagcaatctttgatcatgagcaaagtcagtacacaaattttggaatgttttgacacgtgttaaaggatcaccttttccattatagagttccaattgagggacttcaacatgtttaggagggacaactctaacaatatcaagagaaagtgggctcgcaacatcaaatgtgggcacactaaacttagattgactcatagaagtggttttttgttgcaatgaagacataatttgagcaaggttattaataattgcttcagttgaagaatttgtgttagacatgtttgattgagaaggtggtgtgatgttatagaaagaaggcattgattgagaataaggtggtgggacactatggtaattaggcatagatgatgattgagtaggaaatgggacactaaaaggatgagtaaaatgattgaatgaattgcccccttgtgtcacattgattggttgagagacaaaaGGAATAATCATTGAagacatagataaagatggaggattgaatgaagaataaggattgcccccatgactaatggttgtaggtatgatattttgagttgaagtagccatgatgtttgaagtgaatcAACAATGCGAGCAataccacgcaatatatcaattccattcttattactttgaatcatgtgttttaggCCTTCAATtagtggaagagcttcactattaggatctAGATAGAaaatctagtcaaagcttcttcttcaacaTGGAAATCGCCATTTGGGTAGGTAGAtatattattaggatgggaagaattagcaatatGGACTCATTGTAGAAGTCGCCCAAATTAGGTTGGACATCTCTtcaggaattaaaccttgggaagccttaattctaatgcttcatttaatagggatagtataggtaggactaatagttgtaaaactcatgcacttgaggaaaattttgaattttgaattttgggaacaaggtttgcaaaatttaagaaaatgatgattatacaatttgaactttgtggaaagaagaaatgacacaatctccaagaaaga encodes:
- the LOC131046436 gene encoding protein EDS1B isoform X2 → MAIDLQNKPEQTEYLDSHTKPRFSVGLELATLITSCGILDRAWQGIYNVSKNNVDFFSQTEIEGVAYVTFPSFSTKDFIATDSRYGEYNIQKEEIFSPCLRGDADKPAFVHKGAFDRFQRILESSDFKDKIEGLKSQAIIFVGHSMGGAVATLVTLWYLQNKARHKSSCFCITFGSPLVGNAILGEATGREGWTGKFCHVVSKYDIVPRMLLAPFESIAEPLSALVHHWRRIMASDSDAVTLPCIPLSLLEVVLNCTSTIANNYPGESGVTSPYRPFGTYMLCSTQGAVSVEDSEAALKMLYFTMQGMHSCQLAGTCALYHTGYRQILEAITKDLLNVRPITDIDRDSFEMGIVLESEAMAIGPQASSALREAGEKKNKQDMNIEKLNNELSEMQSYMAEVEWYKALCKKGSGYYDSFKNVSEKRDIRVNLLREKLTTFWQDIVEKEEKHVLPSDFRCQNKWINAGTAYRRLVEPLDIAHYYHMRKDSKKYLSNEVRPYHHRVLEKWMDEKEQTRTGRPKKNRINFASLTLDSCFWARLEEANRALTSLPQEQEQHQVMNDSLRESREFEKHICNMIRDKSISEEVFLKESSLMIWWEQYISYLQDYFPQWMSGFPTEPICNFMKSVFGSWDLAQGFGKFCLLPLIAAMESTVENYLMGFFGKLSYGLYAKLILYVL
- the LOC131046436 gene encoding protein EDS1B isoform X4, whose protein sequence is MAIDLQNKPEQTEYLDSHTKPRFSVGLELATLITSCGILDRAWQGIYNVSKNNVDFFSQTEIEGVAYVTFPSFSTKDFIATDSRYGEYNIQKEEIFSPCLRGDADKPAFVHKGAFDRFQRILESSDFKDKIEGLKSQAIIFVGHSMGGAVATLVTLWYLQNKARHKSSCFCITFGSPLVGNAILGEATGREGWTGKFCHVVSKYDIVPRMLLAPFESIAEPLSALVHHWRRIMASDSDAVTLPCIPLSLLEVVLNCTSTIANNYPGESGVTSPYRPFGTYMLCSTQGAVSVEDSEAALKMLYFTMQGMHSCQLAGTCALYHTGYRQILEAITKDLLNVRPITDIDRDSFEMGIVLESEAMAIGPQENPQASSALREAGEKKNKQDMNIEKLNNELSEMQSYMAEVEWYKALCKKGSGYYDSFKNVSEKRDIRVNLLREKLTTFWQDIVEKEEKHVLPSDFRCQNKWINAGTAYRRLVEPLDIAHYYHMRKDSKKYLSNEVRPYHHRVLEKWMDEKEQTRTGRPKKNRINFASLTLDSCFWARLEEANRALTSLPQEQEQHQVMNDSLRESREFEKHICNMIRDKSISEEVFLKESSLMIWWEQYISYLQDYFPQWMSGFPTEPICNFMKSEGFWLMGFGTRLW
- the LOC131046436 gene encoding protein EDS1B isoform X3; protein product: MAIDLQNKPEQTEYLDSHTKPRFSVGLELATLITSCGILDRAWQGIYNVSKNNVDFFSQTEIEGVAYVTFPSFSTKDFIATDSRYGEYNIQKEEIFSPCLRGDADKPAFVHKGAFDRFQRILESSDFKDKIEGLKSQAIIFVGHSMGGAVATLVTLWYLQNKARHKSSCFCITFGSPLVGNAILGEATGREGWTGKFCHVVSKYDIVPRMLLAPFESIAEPLSALVHHWRRIMASDSDAVTLPCIPLSLLEVVLNCTSTIANNYPGESGVTSPYRPFGTYMLCSTQGAVSVEDSEAALKMLYFTMQGMHSCQLAGTCALYHTGYRQILEAITKDLLNVRPITDIDRDSFEMGIVLESEAMAIGPQENPQASSALREAGEKKNKQDMNIEKLNNELSEMQSYMAEVEWYKALCKKGSGYYDSFKNVSEKRDIRVNLLREKLTTFWQDIVEKEEKHVLPSDFRCQNKWINAGTAYRRLVEPLDIAHYYHMRKDSKKYLSNEVRPYHHRVLEKWMDEKEQTRTGRPKKNRINFASLTLDSCFWARLEEANRALTSLPQEQEQHQVMNDSLRESREFEKHICNMIRDKSISEEVFLKESSLMIWWEQYISYLQDYFPQWMSGFPTEPICNFMKSAELPMTNFDMVDTA
- the LOC131046436 gene encoding protein EDS1B isoform X5 — its product is MAIDLQNKPEQTEYLDSHTKPRFSVGLELATLITSCGILDRAWQGIYNVSKNNVDFFSQTEIEGVAYVTFPSFSTKDFIATDSRYGEYNIQKEEIFSPCLRGDADKPAFVHKGAFDRFQRILESSDFKDKIEGLKSQAIIFVGHSMGGAVATLVTLWYLQNKARHKSSCFCITFGSPLVGNAILGEATGREGWTGKFCHVVSKYDIVPRMLLAPFESIAEPLSALVHHWRRIMASDSDAVTLPCIPLSLLEVVLNCTSTIANNYPGESGVTSPYRPFGTYMLCSTQGAVSVEDSEAALKMLYFTMQGMHSCQLAGTCALYHTGYRQILEAITKDLLNVRPITDIDRDSFEMGIVLESEAMAIGPQENPQASSALREAGEKKNKQDMNIEKLNNELSEMQSYMAEVEWYKALCKKGSGYYDSFKNVSEKRDIRVNLLREKLTTFWQDIVEKEEKHVLPSDFRCQNKWINAGTAYRRLVEPLDIAHYYHMRKDSKKYLSNEVRPYHHRVLEKWMDEKEQTRTGRPKKNRINFASLTLDSCFWARLEEANRALTSLPQEQEQHQVMNDSLRESREFEKHICNMIRDKSISEEVFLKESSLMIWWEQYISYLQDYFPQWMSGFPTEPICNFMKSRS
- the LOC131046436 gene encoding protein EDS1B isoform X1, with protein sequence MAIDLQNKPEQTEYLDSHTKPRFSVGLELATLITSCGILDRAWQGIYNVSKNNVDFFSQTEIEGVAYVTFPSFSTKDFIATDSRYGEYNIQKEEIFSPCLRGDADKPAFVHKGAFDRFQRILESSDFKDKIEGLKSQAIIFVGHSMGGAVATLVTLWYLQNKARHKSSCFCITFGSPLVGNAILGEATGREGWTGKFCHVVSKYDIVPRMLLAPFESIAEPLSALVHHWRRIMASDSDAVTLPCIPLSLLEVVLNCTSTIANNYPGESGVTSPYRPFGTYMLCSTQGAVSVEDSEAALKMLYFTMQGMHSCQLAGTCALYHTGYRQILEAITKDLLNVRPITDIDRDSFEMGIVLESEAMAIGPQENPQASSALREAGEKKNKQDMNIEKLNNELSEMQSYMAEVEWYKALCKKGSGYYDSFKNVSEKRDIRVNLLREKLTTFWQDIVEKEEKHVLPSDFRCQNKWINAGTAYRRLVEPLDIAHYYHMRKDSKKYLSNEVRPYHHRVLEKWMDEKEQTRTGRPKKNRINFASLTLDSCFWARLEEANRALTSLPQEQEQHQVMNDSLRESREFEKHICNMIRDKSISEEVFLKESSLMIWWEQYISYLQDYFPQWMSGFPTEPICNFMKSVFGSWDLAQGFGKFCLLPLIAAMESTVENYLMGFFGKLSYGLYAKLILYVL